One Pleurocapsa sp. PCC 7327 DNA segment encodes these proteins:
- a CDS encoding DegT/DnrJ/EryC1/StrS aminotransferase family protein encodes MSATPVIVPFVDLSWQHEPLQTDIEQAIKSVIERGDFILGHALSEFETAFARACGVEHGIGLASGTDAIALGLQACGIGAGDEVLVPANTFIATILGVIQAGATPILVDCDPDTALIDLNLAAKAITAKTKAIIPVHLYGQMVSPGQLLDFASAYNLLIFEDAAQAHLAQREGYTAGSVGIAAAFSFYPSKNLGAFGNGGMLVTRDEAIAKKVRTLRNYGAPSKYYHVELGKNSRLDTIQAAILQVKLPYLSKWNRLRYQAAQEYDRRLQPLQSFGISAIANQSGTGHVYHLYVIQISEACPLNRNEIQNQLAASGIQTGIHYPLPCHLQPACRHLGYQIGDFPSSERLCDRILSLPMYPGLSREPIEFLSEQLSSLARVVSI; translated from the coding sequence ATGAGCGCTACCCCAGTAATCGTTCCTTTTGTCGATCTTTCCTGGCAACACGAACCGCTACAAACCGACATAGAACAAGCGATTAAAAGCGTCATCGAGCGAGGAGATTTTATCCTGGGTCATGCCTTGAGCGAGTTTGAAACGGCTTTTGCTCGCGCTTGCGGAGTCGAACATGGCATCGGGCTAGCATCGGGCACCGACGCGATCGCCCTTGGCTTGCAAGCTTGCGGCATCGGCGCGGGCGACGAAGTTCTCGTTCCTGCCAATACATTTATTGCCACGATTCTGGGAGTTATCCAAGCGGGAGCAACCCCCATTTTAGTCGATTGCGACCCCGATACCGCCCTCATCGATTTAAATTTGGCTGCTAAGGCAATTACTGCCAAAACCAAAGCGATTATCCCCGTTCATTTATACGGGCAGATGGTTTCTCCAGGGCAGTTATTAGATTTTGCTAGCGCCTATAACCTACTGATTTTTGAAGATGCTGCCCAAGCGCATTTGGCACAACGGGAAGGCTACACGGCTGGCTCGGTGGGAATCGCAGCCGCCTTTAGCTTTTATCCGAGTAAAAATCTCGGCGCGTTTGGCAATGGCGGCATGTTAGTTACTCGCGACGAAGCGATCGCCAAAAAAGTCCGAACCCTGCGCAACTACGGCGCGCCCAGCAAATACTATCATGTCGAACTGGGCAAAAACAGCCGTCTCGATACGATCCAAGCCGCTATTCTCCAGGTTAAACTGCCCTATCTATCCAAGTGGAATCGCTTGCGCTATCAAGCTGCCCAAGAGTACGATCGTCGCTTGCAACCCCTACAGTCGTTTGGAATCTCTGCGATCGCTAATCAAAGCGGCACGGGACACGTTTATCACCTCTACGTCATTCAAATTAGCGAAGCTTGCCCTTTAAACCGCAATGAAATTCAGAACCAACTGGCAGCTAGCGGCATCCAAACGGGCATTCACTACCCCCTTCCCTGCCATCTCCAACCCGCCTGCCGTCATCTCGGCTATCAAATCGGCGACTTTCCCAGCAGCGAACGACTGTGCGATCGCATTTTATCCTTGCCAATGTATCCGGGGTTAAGCCGCGAGCCGATCGAATTTCTCAGCGAGCAGTTGTCATCTCTCGCTAGAGTGGTTTCAATTTAA